The following are from one region of the Planctomycetota bacterium genome:
- a CDS encoding DUF1559 domain-containing protein — MIIPTRFLSSPRPRLGFTLVELLVVIAIIGTLVGLLLPAVQAAREAARRSQCGNNVRQISLALQNHHSARGALPTGRTASGVSGQAFLLPYMEQMSLFQLVDPAKAWNDPAHAAAAAARVSNFICPSDPATFLPGSYGQNNYRLNQGSGILWGNPPTASSDPNFGMPAPNGPFFLDSKIRFKDVTDGTSRTAAVSEHDVGDFNNGLATVRTDTFWPQTTPATADDAVSQCRAFDPTNLSFQRFSNVGGPWLYGYHSTSIYFHAGPPNSRSCMFPPGRIMTTAQSSHPGGVVLGMCDASTRFVADGVDLAVWRAVGSRDGAEVANLDN; from the coding sequence ATGATCATTCCCACGAGGTTCCTGTCGTCGCCGCGCCCGCGACTCGGCTTCACGCTCGTCGAGCTGCTGGTCGTGATCGCGATCATCGGCACGCTCGTCGGCCTCCTGCTCCCTGCCGTCCAAGCGGCGCGGGAGGCGGCCCGACGGTCGCAGTGCGGCAACAATGTCCGCCAGATCTCGCTGGCCCTGCAAAACCACCACTCGGCGCGCGGTGCCCTGCCGACCGGGCGGACCGCCTCGGGTGTGTCGGGGCAGGCCTTCCTGCTGCCGTACATGGAGCAGATGAGCCTGTTTCAACTCGTCGATCCGGCGAAGGCCTGGAACGATCCGGCCCATGCCGCGGCGGCAGCGGCCCGCGTGAGCAACTTCATCTGCCCGTCCGACCCGGCCACGTTCCTGCCCGGCAGCTACGGGCAAAACAACTACCGGCTCAACCAGGGCTCGGGGATCCTGTGGGGCAATCCGCCGACCGCCTCGTCGGATCCCAACTTCGGGATGCCGGCGCCCAACGGTCCGTTCTTCCTCGACAGCAAGATCCGCTTCAAGGACGTGACCGACGGCACGAGCCGCACCGCGGCGGTCTCGGAGCACGACGTCGGCGACTTCAACAACGGCCTGGCGACGGTCCGGACCGACACCTTCTGGCCGCAGACCACCCCGGCGACGGCCGACGATGCCGTGTCGCAGTGCCGGGCGTTCGATCCCACCAACCTGTCGTTCCAGCGCTTCAGTAACGTCGGTGGTCCGTGGCTCTACGGCTACCACTCGACGTCGATCTACTTCCACGCCGGCCCGCCCAACTCGCGGTCGTGCATGTTTCCCCCCGGCCGGATCATGACGACGGCGCAGAGCTCGCATCCGGGCGGCGTGGTACTCGGGATGTGCGATGCGTCGACGCGCTTCGTGGCCGACGGCGTCGACCTTGCGGTGTGGCGCGCGGTCGGCAGCCGCGATGGTGCCGAAGTCGCGAATCTCGACAACTGA
- a CDS encoding DUF1569 domain-containing protein, whose product MPASSVTRRRVDFRSWEDVLADADRLVRGGYDRAGKWSLAQALDHVGAGLRVAISGSANRMPWLMRMLARSAALPVMRRWRWIPAGIPAPRWWQPQVSPDADDAAALARFRAEVEAFHAYQGPYHPHPAFDRLDREAYDDLMLIHASHHLRFLVPRAAARA is encoded by the coding sequence ATGCCTGCTTCATCCGTCACGCGCCGCCGCGTCGACTTCCGCTCCTGGGAAGACGTGCTCGCCGATGCCGACCGGCTCGTGCGGGGCGGGTATGACCGCGCCGGCAAGTGGTCGCTGGCGCAGGCGCTCGATCATGTCGGCGCCGGGCTTCGGGTGGCGATCTCCGGCTCGGCCAACCGCATGCCGTGGCTGATGCGGATGCTGGCCCGCAGCGCCGCCCTCCCGGTGATGCGGCGCTGGCGCTGGATTCCGGCGGGCATTCCCGCGCCACGATGGTGGCAGCCGCAGGTGTCGCCCGACGCCGACGATGCGGCGGCGCTCGCCCGGTTTCGCGCGGAAGTCGAGGCGTTTCACGCGTACCAGGGACCGTACCATCCTCATCCGGCGTTTGACCGGCTCGACCGCGAGGCCTACGACGATCTGATGCTGATCCACGCCTCACACCACCTCCGCTTCCTCGTCCCGCGCGCCGCCGCACGGGCCTGA
- a CDS encoding DUF433 domain-containing protein, producing MTAFDRITCDPSIMGGKACVRGMRITVALVVNLIASGMTAAEVLAEYPSLEPDDVSQALCYAAWLAEEKELPSEAAPV from the coding sequence ATGACAGCGTTTGACCGGATCACGTGTGACCCGTCGATCATGGGTGGCAAGGCGTGCGTGCGCGGCATGCGGATCACCGTCGCGCTCGTCGTCAACCTGATCGCCTCGGGGATGACTGCGGCGGAAGTCCTCGCCGAATACCCGAGCTTGGAGCCGGACGACGTCTCCCAGGCGCTGTGCTACGCAGCATGGCTCGCCGAGGAGAAAGAGCTACCGAGCGAAGCCGCGCCTGTATGA